The following coding sequences are from one Pusillimonas sp. DMV24BSW_D window:
- the truB gene encoding tRNA pseudouridine(55) synthase TruB, with the protein MASRRGQLLDGVLLLDKPQGLSSNHALQRAKRTLDARKAGHTGTLDPFATGLLVCCLGRATKIAGNMLAADKAYEATLLFGEETDSGDLTGNIVSQAGSDFQEVERARFEVVLDAFRGEISQIPPMYSALKKDGRPLYEYARKGVEIERPPRQVVIRELVTRAFDGRQATIYVHCSKGTYIRTLAQDIGRMLGCGAHLVALRRTSVGPFQLQDAVDLDTLQAMPTPQTALILPENLPEGLLPSGTKQKG; encoded by the coding sequence ATGGCATCCCGACGCGGGCAGTTGCTCGATGGCGTATTGTTGCTTGATAAACCTCAGGGTTTGTCGAGTAATCACGCCTTACAGCGGGCTAAGCGTACATTGGATGCGCGCAAAGCCGGACACACTGGTACGCTGGATCCTTTTGCTACCGGATTACTTGTTTGTTGTTTGGGTCGTGCCACCAAAATTGCCGGCAACATGCTTGCCGCCGATAAGGCATATGAAGCCACGTTGTTGTTCGGTGAAGAGACCGACTCCGGCGACTTGACCGGAAATATTGTTAGCCAGGCCGGATCAGACTTTCAAGAGGTTGAGCGTGCCCGGTTCGAGGTTGTACTGGACGCGTTTCGGGGAGAAATTTCGCAAATCCCCCCAATGTATTCAGCATTGAAGAAAGATGGGCGTCCGCTGTATGAGTACGCCCGAAAAGGGGTGGAAATAGAGCGTCCGCCACGTCAGGTCGTAATCCGAGAGCTTGTAACCCGTGCTTTTGATGGGCGCCAAGCCACCATTTACGTACATTGCAGCAAGGGCACGTATATACGGACATTGGCGCAGGATATTGGGCGTATGTTGGGTTGTGGCGCTCATTTAGTTGCATTACGACGCACCAGCGTCGGGCCGTTTCAGTTACAGGATGCGGTTGATTTGGATACTTTACAGGCGATGCCTACGCCCCAAACTGCGTTGATATTGCCGGAAAATTTACCCGAGGGCCTGCTGCCGTCGGGCACTAAACAGAAAGGATGA
- the rbfA gene encoding 30S ribosome-binding factor RbfA, which translates to MGRHKSKPATSRNTRLADQIQKDLAILIQREVDVSRAGLITLTGVELSADYAHAKVYFTVMGAEPDAAKAVLDEKAGWLHSLLFKMLHIHTVPTLHFHHDDQLARGLALSRLIDQANAPRSQEAGAEPDEPDERS; encoded by the coding sequence ATGGGACGTCACAAGTCAAAACCCGCCACCAGCCGTAACACGCGGTTGGCCGACCAGATACAAAAAGATCTTGCGATTCTGATCCAACGCGAGGTTGATGTATCGCGGGCGGGGCTTATTACGCTAACCGGCGTTGAGCTGTCTGCCGATTACGCTCATGCTAAGGTATATTTTACCGTGATGGGTGCCGAGCCTGATGCGGCTAAAGCAGTGCTCGACGAAAAAGCCGGTTGGTTGCATTCGCTGTTATTTAAAATGTTGCACATTCATACTGTGCCTACATTGCACTTTCATCATGATGATCAGCTTGCGCGGGGCCTGGCGCTCTCGCGGCTTATTGATCAGGCCAATGCGCCGCGTTCCCAGGAAGCTGGGGCCGAGCCCGACGAACCCGACGAACGGTCCTGA
- a CDS encoding dienelactone hydrolase family protein, translating into MSFSPITGAAPTVIHTPADGLDQGAIKMPTFDGEISAYYAAPAGQKNAPVLLVVQEVFGLHEHIQDVCRRFAKEGYFAVAVELYERQGDASKYTDVPTLIQEIVSKVSDEQVLADLDASVAWAKQQGADTSRLGITGFCWGGRITWMYAEHNASCKAGVAWYGKLAVGHGPLQKRNPIDVANTLKAPVLGLYGGQDAGIPLDDVHRMQDALAKGNDMAKASEVIVYPESNHAFYADYRPSYNEADAKDAWSRALNWFKRYLA; encoded by the coding sequence ATGTCGTTTTCACCTATTACCGGTGCAGCACCTACCGTGATTCATACGCCAGCCGATGGCCTTGATCAGGGTGCGATCAAAATGCCAACATTCGATGGCGAGATTTCTGCCTATTATGCAGCGCCCGCCGGTCAAAAAAATGCGCCGGTATTGCTGGTCGTGCAAGAAGTGTTCGGATTGCACGAGCATATTCAAGACGTGTGTCGCCGTTTTGCAAAAGAAGGTTATTTTGCGGTGGCGGTTGAACTGTATGAGCGTCAGGGGGATGCCTCCAAATATACCGACGTACCGACATTGATTCAGGAAATTGTTTCGAAAGTGTCCGACGAGCAGGTTTTGGCTGATTTGGATGCCAGTGTTGCATGGGCTAAACAGCAAGGGGCCGATACGAGCCGTTTAGGTATTACTGGTTTTTGCTGGGGCGGGCGTATTACCTGGATGTACGCTGAACATAATGCAAGTTGTAAGGCGGGCGTTGCCTGGTATGGGAAGCTGGCGGTTGGTCATGGGCCGTTGCAAAAGCGCAATCCTATTGATGTCGCCAACACGCTTAAAGCGCCGGTATTGGGCCTTTATGGGGGGCAAGACGCCGGTATTCCGTTAGATGACGTACACCGGATGCAAGATGCATTGGCAAAGGGAAATGATATGGCCAAGGCGTCGGAGGTTATTGTGTATCCTGAATCGAATCATGCGTTCTACGCAGATTATCGGCCAAGTTACAACGAAGCGGATGCCAAAGACGCCTGGTCTCGCGCGTTGAATTGGTTTAAACGGTATCTGGCTTAA
- the typA gene encoding translational GTPase TypA, with protein sequence MSRALRNVAIIAHVDHGKTTLVDQLLRQSGTFRDNQQVSERVMDSGDIERERGITILSKNCAVEYEGTHINIVDTPGHADFGGEVERVLSMVDGVLLLVDAVEGPMPQTRFVTRKALALGLKPIVVVNKIDRPGARIDHVINATFDLFDKLGATEEQLDFPIVYASGLSGYAGLEPDVREGNMRPLFEAILKHVPERDDDADGPLQLQIISMDYNSYVGKIGVGRVNRGRVRAAQDVLVQFGPEGAPIKGRINQVLKFRGLERELVDEAQAGDIVLINGIEEIGIGCTVMDPAQPDPLPLLRIDEPTLTMNFMVNSSPLAGREGKYVTSRQLRDRLELELKSNVALRMDPTDDDMVFEVRGRGELHLTILLENMRREGYELAVSRPQVLIKEVDGQKMEPFELLTVDVEEGHQGGVMEELGRRKGDLLDMQSDGRGRTRLEYRIPARGLIGFQGEFLTLTRGTGLMSHNFDEYGPMREGGVGERRNGVLISQDNGNAVAYALWKLQERGRMFVSPGEAVYEGMVIGIHSRDNDLVVNPIKEKKLTNIRTTSKDEHIDLVPPVKLTLEYAVEFIDDDELVEVTPKSIRLRKRYLQEHERRRMARETVTS encoded by the coding sequence ATGAGCCGTGCGTTGCGTAATGTTGCCATTATTGCCCACGTTGATCACGGGAAGACGACACTGGTTGACCAGCTACTGCGTCAGTCGGGTACTTTTCGTGATAACCAGCAAGTGTCTGAACGCGTGATGGATTCAGGCGATATTGAGCGCGAGCGAGGTATCACGATCTTGTCGAAGAACTGTGCGGTGGAGTACGAAGGTACGCATATCAATATTGTTGATACCCCCGGTCACGCCGATTTCGGCGGAGAGGTCGAACGGGTTCTGTCGATGGTCGATGGTGTGTTGCTACTGGTTGATGCCGTTGAAGGGCCGATGCCGCAAACACGCTTTGTAACCCGTAAGGCACTGGCATTGGGTCTTAAACCGATTGTGGTGGTTAATAAAATCGACCGTCCCGGTGCCCGTATTGATCACGTTATTAACGCCACGTTCGACTTGTTCGACAAATTAGGCGCAACTGAAGAGCAGCTCGATTTCCCCATTGTTTATGCATCGGGTCTGTCGGGTTATGCCGGGCTCGAACCCGATGTGCGCGAGGGCAATATGCGGCCGTTGTTCGAAGCGATTCTGAAGCATGTTCCAGAGCGCGATGACGATGCCGATGGCCCATTACAGTTGCAAATCATCTCGATGGACTACAACAGTTATGTAGGTAAGATCGGCGTGGGCCGTGTTAATCGTGGTCGGGTGAGAGCGGCTCAAGATGTGCTGGTTCAGTTTGGCCCTGAAGGTGCGCCCATCAAGGGGCGCATCAACCAAGTGCTGAAGTTCCGAGGTCTGGAGCGCGAATTGGTTGACGAAGCTCAGGCCGGTGATATTGTGCTGATTAACGGCATTGAAGAAATCGGTATTGGTTGTACAGTCATGGATCCCGCCCAACCCGATCCCTTGCCTTTGTTGCGCATCGATGAGCCGACGCTAACCATGAACTTTATGGTAAATAGTTCACCCTTGGCCGGCCGCGAGGGGAAATACGTTACCAGCCGCCAGTTGCGCGATCGTCTTGAGCTGGAGTTGAAATCGAATGTCGCGTTGCGCATGGATCCAACCGACGACGATATGGTGTTCGAGGTACGTGGCCGTGGTGAATTACACCTGACGATTCTGCTCGAAAACATGCGCCGCGAGGGCTACGAGCTGGCTGTTTCACGGCCACAGGTTCTGATTAAAGAGGTCGATGGGCAGAAAATGGAGCCTTTTGAGCTGCTGACGGTCGACGTTGAAGAGGGACACCAGGGCGGCGTTATGGAAGAGTTGGGGCGTCGAAAGGGTGATCTGCTTGACATGCAATCGGATGGCCGCGGTCGCACGCGTCTGGAATATCGCATCCCCGCTCGCGGGCTTATTGGCTTCCAGGGCGAGTTTCTGACACTGACCCGCGGTACCGGCTTGATGAGCCACAATTTCGACGAGTATGGCCCCATGCGTGAAGGAGGGGTTGGTGAACGACGCAACGGTGTATTGATCAGTCAGGATAATGGTAATGCCGTTGCCTACGCGCTCTGGAAGTTACAAGAGCGTGGCCGTATGTTCGTCAGCCCGGGTGAGGCAGTATATGAAGGCATGGTTATTGGCATTCATAGCCGGGACAACGATTTGGTGGTTAATCCCATCAAGGAAAAAAAGCTAACCAATATTCGTACGACCAGTAAAGATGAACATATCGACTTGGTGCCGCCTGTTAAGCTTACGCTCGAATACGCCGTTGAATTTATCGATGACGATGAGTTGGTTGAGGTGACGCCGAAATCGATTCGTTTGCGTAAGCGCTATTTGCAAGAGCATGAGCGCCGTCGCATGGCACGTGAAACCGTAACAAGCTAA
- a CDS encoding TIGR00730 family Rossman fold protein, with protein MSRNKVVRTPVSRQIPVIMSEMQTAADTLQEIGWGVSVFGSARIKPDSPYYAMGEALGTRLAQAGLPVIAGGGPGIMEAANKGAYTSGGQSIGLNIKLPKETKNNDYQTHSLHFEYFYSRKATFFMHSAAFIALPGGFGTLDELFEVLTLIQTGKIPHAPIILMGSDYWSGLLKWIANELEPRQLIGPNDLQLMTMTDDIDEAMHAIQTFMQSQADQLGYAAIIPE; from the coding sequence ATGAGTCGTAATAAAGTCGTACGTACGCCGGTTAGCCGGCAGATTCCCGTGATTATGTCAGAGATGCAGACCGCTGCCGACACGCTTCAGGAAATTGGCTGGGGCGTAAGCGTTTTTGGCAGTGCCCGTATTAAACCAGACTCGCCATACTACGCCATGGGCGAAGCCTTGGGTACCCGGCTGGCCCAAGCCGGCCTACCCGTTATTGCAGGGGGTGGCCCGGGCATTATGGAGGCCGCAAATAAAGGGGCTTACACGTCGGGCGGACAAAGCATTGGCCTGAATATCAAACTACCCAAGGAAACCAAGAACAACGACTACCAAACGCATAGCCTGCATTTTGAGTATTTTTACTCCCGTAAAGCAACCTTTTTCATGCACAGTGCGGCGTTTATCGCTTTACCCGGCGGCTTTGGTACGCTCGATGAACTATTTGAGGTTCTTACTTTAATACAAACCGGCAAAATTCCGCACGCCCCAATTATTCTAATGGGCAGCGATTATTGGTCCGGCCTGCTGAAGTGGATCGCCAACGAACTCGAACCACGTCAGTTAATTGGTCCGAACGACCTACAACTGATGACCATGACCGACGATATCGACGAGGCCATGCATGCAATTCAGACATTCATGCAAAGCCAGGCCGATCAATTGGGATATGCCGCAATTATTCCTGAATAA
- the polA gene encoding DNA polymerase I: MKKTLLLVDGSSYLYRAFHALPDLRNAKGQPTGALYGVISMLRRLSQDYKADYAACIFDAKGSTFRDEIYPEYKGHRPSMPEDLALQIEPIHEAVKAMGWHVLTVSGVEADDVIGTLAHRATEKGVYTVVSTGDKDLAQLVNHHVELVNTMTGGKQDVQGVTEKFGVRPDQIVEYLMLTGDAVDNIPGVEKVGPKTAAKWLNQYGSIDEIVKNADEIKGVAGKNLREAIPNFEMTRQLLTVKVDCDIPFLADDFSDLVPKEPDREKLVQLYDEFGFRTWLRELTGDDERVPSQDSRVAADPPAAPDNVEYDTILDWKGFDTWLERIESAPLVALDTETTSLDPMAARLVGMSMSTAAGTACYIPLRHCGPDQVDQLPFDEVMNRLRPWLENDKAPKLLHNAKYDAHVFMNEGIQLAGIVHDSMLQAYVLESHRRVNMQELAERWLGRKGISYEDLCGKGAKQIGFEQVEVEKAAFYGAEDADFTWQLHEVLLPKIKASSELERIYTLEVETSAVLTTIERNGVLIDAKLLGEQSGEIGKKMAEFEAKAHELAGQPFNLNSPKQLGEILFNTMKLPVVRKTAGGAPSTDEEVLTRLAHDYPLPQVILEYRGLAKLKSTYTDKLPKMINPDTGRVHTRYSQAAVITGRLASSDPNLQNIPVRTPEGRRVRAAFISRNGKIVSADYSQIELRVMAHVSGDKSLQKAFADGLDIHRATAAEIFNVALGDVTSEQRRSAKAINFGLIYGMGEFGLANALGITRDAARSYIDRYFARYPGVAQYMEDTKARAHEQGYVETVFGRRLWLPDIKGAKGPRRAGAERAAINAPMQGTAADLIKMAMVAVQKWIYEQKLETLMVMQVHDELVFEVPEKEVDTVTKSLPDLMCHVAKLDVPLLAEVGVGPNWEQAH; the protein is encoded by the coding sequence ATGAAAAAAACCTTGTTACTTGTTGATGGTTCCAGTTATCTGTACCGGGCGTTTCACGCGCTGCCTGACCTTAGAAACGCCAAGGGTCAGCCAACCGGAGCCTTGTATGGTGTCATATCAATGTTACGGAGGCTGTCTCAGGATTACAAGGCAGATTACGCGGCCTGCATTTTTGATGCCAAAGGCAGTACGTTTCGCGACGAAATCTACCCTGAGTATAAAGGGCATCGGCCTTCCATGCCTGAAGACCTGGCTTTGCAGATCGAGCCGATTCATGAAGCCGTGAAAGCCATGGGCTGGCACGTGTTAACGGTGTCGGGGGTTGAGGCCGATGATGTCATTGGCACATTGGCGCATCGCGCCACCGAGAAAGGGGTATACACCGTTGTATCGACCGGTGATAAAGACCTGGCCCAGTTGGTTAATCACCACGTAGAGCTGGTTAACACCATGACCGGCGGGAAGCAGGATGTCCAGGGAGTGACCGAAAAGTTTGGGGTCCGCCCGGATCAAATCGTGGAATATCTGATGCTGACAGGAGATGCTGTTGACAACATTCCCGGTGTTGAAAAAGTAGGACCCAAAACGGCGGCCAAATGGCTCAACCAATATGGCTCAATCGATGAAATAGTGAAGAACGCCGACGAAATCAAAGGCGTAGCCGGCAAGAATTTGCGAGAAGCGATTCCTAACTTCGAAATGACGCGTCAATTGCTGACTGTAAAGGTCGACTGCGATATCCCATTCCTGGCTGATGATTTCTCAGATTTGGTTCCGAAAGAGCCCGATCGCGAAAAACTGGTGCAGCTGTACGATGAATTCGGCTTTAGAACCTGGTTGCGCGAACTGACAGGGGATGACGAGCGGGTGCCGAGCCAGGATAGCCGAGTGGCGGCCGATCCGCCTGCGGCGCCCGATAACGTTGAATACGATACGATTCTTGACTGGAAGGGTTTTGATACCTGGTTGGAGCGAATTGAGTCTGCCCCGTTAGTAGCACTGGATACGGAAACGACGTCACTTGACCCGATGGCCGCCCGGTTGGTGGGTATGTCGATGTCAACTGCTGCGGGCACAGCATGCTACATACCTTTGCGCCACTGCGGCCCCGACCAGGTCGATCAACTGCCGTTTGACGAAGTCATGAATCGGTTACGCCCGTGGCTGGAGAACGACAAAGCGCCCAAGTTGTTGCATAACGCGAAGTACGATGCGCATGTGTTTATGAATGAAGGAATTCAACTGGCCGGTATCGTGCACGACAGCATGTTGCAAGCTTATGTTCTTGAATCCCATCGTCGTGTGAATATGCAGGAACTGGCCGAGCGTTGGCTGGGGCGCAAAGGAATCAGTTATGAAGATTTGTGCGGCAAGGGGGCCAAGCAAATTGGCTTTGAGCAGGTGGAGGTTGAAAAAGCGGCGTTCTATGGTGCAGAAGATGCCGACTTTACCTGGCAGCTTCACGAGGTGTTGTTACCAAAAATAAAAGCGTCTTCCGAACTTGAGCGTATTTACACGCTGGAGGTGGAAACATCGGCTGTGCTCACGACAATCGAGCGCAACGGCGTTCTAATCGACGCGAAATTGCTGGGTGAGCAAAGCGGGGAAATTGGCAAGAAAATGGCCGAATTCGAAGCTAAGGCACATGAATTGGCGGGGCAACCGTTTAATTTGAACTCCCCCAAACAGTTGGGCGAAATTCTGTTCAACACCATGAAGCTGCCGGTGGTGCGTAAAACAGCGGGTGGAGCCCCTTCTACCGACGAAGAGGTTTTAACCAGGCTGGCGCACGACTACCCTTTGCCGCAGGTTATTCTGGAATATCGCGGCTTGGCCAAGCTTAAATCTACCTACACCGATAAACTGCCCAAGATGATTAACCCGGATACTGGCCGGGTGCATACGCGTTACTCTCAGGCGGCGGTCATTACTGGGCGTTTGGCATCATCCGACCCCAATCTGCAGAATATCCCGGTTCGCACGCCGGAAGGGCGCCGCGTTCGCGCTGCGTTTATATCCAGAAACGGAAAGATCGTGTCGGCAGACTACTCGCAAATTGAACTGAGAGTCATGGCGCACGTGTCTGGTGACAAAAGCCTGCAAAAAGCGTTTGCCGATGGGTTGGATATTCACCGTGCGACGGCAGCCGAAATTTTTAACGTGGCGCTGGGCGATGTCACTTCGGAACAGCGACGGTCAGCCAAGGCCATTAATTTCGGGTTGATATACGGAATGGGCGAGTTTGGGCTTGCCAACGCACTGGGTATTACGCGCGACGCCGCCCGTTCTTATATTGATCGTTACTTTGCCCGTTATCCGGGTGTGGCTCAGTATATGGAGGACACCAAAGCCAGGGCGCATGAGCAGGGTTATGTTGAAACAGTTTTCGGGCGTCGTTTGTGGTTGCCGGATATTAAAGGTGCAAAAGGGCCGCGGCGCGCAGGCGCAGAGCGTGCAGCCATTAACGCACCCATGCAAGGTACGGCTGCCGATCTCATTAAAATGGCCATGGTTGCTGTGCAGAAATGGATTTATGAACAGAAGCTTGAAACATTAATGGTGATGCAGGTGCATGACGAACTGGTGTTTGAAGTACCTGAAAAAGAAGTGGATACGGTAACCAAGTCGTTGCCGGATCTAATGTGTCATGTCGCTAAACTGGATGTTCCGTTGTTGGCTGAAGTAGGCGTCGGCCCCAATTGGGAACAGGCTCATTAA
- the htpX gene encoding protease HtpX, whose translation MKRIFLFLMTNIAVMVVLSITMSILGVGRYLDEQGLNLTQLLIFSAFIGFGGAFISLLISKWMAKRSTGARVIDPQAPSSRQEAWLVETVHQLADRAGIGHPEVAIYDGPPNAFATGAFRNNALVAVSTGLLSSMTEEEVAAVLGHEVAHVANGDMVTLTLIQGVVNTFVVFLARVVGYFVDRVILKNERGLGLGYFGVVIVCEIIFGLLASIIVAWFSRQREYRADSGSAKLMGAREPMMKALARLGGLQPGKLPESFEAAGISGGGGISALFSTHPPIEQRIRALQNAQLS comes from the coding sequence ATGAAACGTATTTTCCTTTTTCTAATGACCAATATCGCCGTTATGGTTGTGCTCAGCATCACGATGAGTATTCTGGGCGTTGGGCGCTATCTGGATGAACAAGGGCTGAACCTGACTCAGCTACTTATTTTCTCGGCATTCATTGGCTTTGGCGGCGCTTTCATTTCTTTGCTGATCAGTAAATGGATGGCGAAACGCTCCACTGGTGCCCGCGTTATCGACCCCCAAGCGCCATCCAGCCGTCAAGAAGCATGGTTGGTGGAAACCGTTCATCAACTGGCTGACCGCGCCGGTATCGGCCATCCCGAAGTCGCGATCTACGACGGGCCACCCAATGCGTTTGCCACCGGTGCGTTCCGTAACAATGCGCTGGTTGCCGTCTCGACCGGGTTGCTCAGCAGTATGACTGAAGAAGAGGTCGCCGCTGTGCTGGGGCATGAAGTAGCCCACGTCGCAAACGGTGACATGGTCACACTTACGCTGATCCAGGGCGTTGTGAATACATTTGTGGTGTTCCTGGCCCGAGTAGTGGGTTATTTCGTTGACCGCGTCATTCTTAAAAATGAACGAGGTCTGGGCCTGGGGTATTTTGGTGTCGTTATTGTGTGCGAAATCATCTTCGGCTTGCTGGCATCGATTATTGTCGCCTGGTTTTCACGTCAACGTGAGTACCGGGCCGACTCAGGCAGTGCCAAATTAATGGGAGCTCGCGAACCCATGATGAAAGCATTGGCCCGCTTGGGAGGACTGCAGCCCGGTAAACTGCCGGAATCATTTGAAGCGGCCGGCATCTCGGGCGGCGGCGGAATTAGTGCCCTGTTTTCCACCCATCCGCCTATCGAACAACGAATTCGGGCGCTGCAAAATGCGCAGTTAAGCTAA